The segment GCTCGTCGAGGTCGCTGGTCACCACGATGCGGGTGGCGCTCGCCCCGAGGCCGTCGAGCTGGGCGCGCACCTCGCGGGCGACCTCGCCGAGGTCGCCGGAGTCGAGACGGACCGCCCCGAGGCCGGTGCCGGCCACCTCGACCGCGAGGCGTACGGCCTCGGCGACGTCGTAGGTGTCGACCAGCAGCGTCGTGCCCACGCCGAGGGTCTGCACCTGCGCGCGGAAGGCGTCTGCCTCGGCATCGTGGAGCAGCGTGAAGGAGTGGGCGGCGGTGCCGGTGGACGGCACCCCGTAGCGGGCGCGGGCGGCCAGGTTGCTGGAGGCGTCGAAGCCGGCGACGTACGCCGCCCGCGCGGCCGCGACCGCGGCCTCCTCGTGGGTGCGGCGCGACCCCATCTCGATGCACGGGCGGCCACCGGCCGCCAGCGTCATCCGGGACGCAGCCGACGCGATCGCCGAGTCGTGGTTGTAGACGGACAGCAGGACGGTCTCGAGGAGGACCGCCTCGGCGAAGGTCCCCTCGACCACCAGCAGCGGCGAGTAGGGGAAGTAGGCCTCACCCTCGGCGTAGCCCCACACGTCGCCTGAGAAGCGGTAGGAGGCGAGCCACTCGAGCATGTCGGGGTCGACGATCCCCTCGAGCGCGGTCAGCGCGGCGGCGTCGAAGCGGAAGTCCTCGATCACGTCCAGCGCCCTGCCGACCCCGGCCACCACGCCGTACCGGCGACCCGGCGGGAGCCGCCGCGGGAACAGCTCGAAGACCGCCCGCCGTTCGGCCGTCCCGGACTGCCGCGCCGCCTGGACCATGGTCAGCTCGTAGTGGTCGGTCAGGAGCGCCGAAGACGCACGGGGTGAGCTCGTCACGACCGACACTGTGCCACGATGGGAACGTGTCAGCCGCCAGTCCCGTAGAGGTCGAGCCGACCCTCACCCCCGATGAGATCACCTTCCTGGCCAAGCCGTGGGTGACCCTCGTGTGGGACGACCCGGTCAACCTGATGTCCTACGTCGCCTACGTGTTCCAGAAGTACTTCGGCTACGACAAGGCCAAGGCCGAGAAGCTGATGCTCGAGGTGCACACCGAGGGCAAGTCGGTGGTCTCGACCGGCACGCGCGAGGAGATGGAGCGCGACGTGCAGGCCATGCACGAGTACGGACTCTGGGCGACGATGGAGAAGGCATCCTGAGGTGAGCGGCTTCGAACGACACCGCAGGTCCGGCCGCGTGATCGCCACCTTCACCGGCTTCGAGGCCGATCTCCTGCGCTCCCTCGCCTCGCAGATGGTCGAGCTGCTGCGCAACGAGCGCGCCGAGCCCGCTGCACCCACCGCCGACGCGTTCGAGGCGATGATGGCCGAGTTC is part of the Nocardioides cavernae genome and harbors:
- a CDS encoding nicotinate phosphoribosyltransferase, with amino-acid sequence MTSSPRASSALLTDHYELTMVQAARQSGTAERRAVFELFPRRLPPGRRYGVVAGVGRALDVIEDFRFDAAALTALEGIVDPDMLEWLASYRFSGDVWGYAEGEAYFPYSPLLVVEGTFAEAVLLETVLLSVYNHDSAIASAASRMTLAAGGRPCIEMGSRRTHEEAAVAAARAAYVAGFDASSNLAARARYGVPSTGTAAHSFTLLHDAEADAFRAQVQTLGVGTTLLVDTYDVAEAVRLAVEVAGTGLGAVRLDSGDLGEVAREVRAQLDGLGASATRIVVTSDLDEHAIAALAAAPVDAYGVGTQLVTGSGHPTCGFVYKLVAREGAAGELVSVAKKSTDKQSIGGRKYALRRRGPSGVAEAEVVGIGAPPEDDGDDRALLVPLVRDGEVVGRATLDEARARHRASVAELPRSVTMMSAGEPVIPTVHLGP
- the clpS gene encoding ATP-dependent Clp protease adapter ClpS translates to MSAASPVEVEPTLTPDEITFLAKPWVTLVWDDPVNLMSYVAYVFQKYFGYDKAKAEKLMLEVHTEGKSVVSTGTREEMERDVQAMHEYGLWATMEKAS